The following are encoded in a window of Mycobacteriales bacterium genomic DNA:
- a CDS encoding bacterial proteasome activator family protein, translating into MTESSQPEVVVVGPDDPQPDDGSRMSDLVEQPAKVMRIGTMVKQLLEEVRAAPLDEASRARLREIHQRSIAELEEGLAPELRAELERLSLPFAGEEVPSDAELRIAQAQLVGWLEGLFHGIQTALFAQQMAARAQLEEMRRRALPVADGDGAMPQPGASGPYL; encoded by the coding sequence GTGACCGAATCGAGCCAGCCCGAGGTCGTCGTCGTCGGACCGGACGACCCGCAGCCCGACGACGGGTCGCGGATGAGCGACCTGGTCGAGCAGCCCGCGAAGGTGATGCGGATCGGCACCATGGTCAAGCAGCTCCTCGAGGAGGTGCGCGCGGCGCCGCTGGACGAGGCCAGCCGGGCGCGGCTGCGCGAGATCCACCAGCGGTCCATCGCCGAGCTGGAGGAGGGGCTGGCGCCGGAGCTGCGCGCCGAGCTGGAGCGGCTGTCGTTGCCGTTCGCCGGCGAGGAGGTGCCGAGCGACGCGGAGCTGCGGATCGCGCAGGCGCAGCTCGTGGGGTGGCTGGAGGGGCTGTTCCACGGGATCCAGACGGCGTTGTTCGCGCAGCAGATGGCGGCGCGGGCGCAGCTCGAGGAGATGCGGCGCCGGGCGCTGCCGGTCGCGGACGGGGACGGTGCGATGCCGCAGCCCGGGGCGAGCGGCCCGTACCTGTAG
- a CDS encoding alpha/beta hydrolase yields the protein MRAHVAGDGPAVVLLHGQPGSHRDWRRVTKRLARTHRVIAVDRSGYGDASREQPGGFADNADELARLLDEQGIDRATVVGHSWGGGAALSFAQRHPDRVAALVLVAAAGTTEALTTGDAVLGLPVVGPLFALGLFRYLAPRFVGPWLRLRRGRLSPAHSAAVADEVRSWRRRPTWRSFLAEQRALLRESPGVEEHLGDVTAPTTVLVGTKDRVVKPEVGDHLAAAIPNARIRRVAGAGHLLPHEHPDAVADVIRAAARS from the coding sequence ATGCGAGCACACGTGGCAGGCGACGGGCCGGCCGTCGTGCTGCTCCACGGCCAGCCGGGCAGCCACCGCGACTGGCGCCGCGTCACCAAGCGCCTCGCCCGCACCCACCGCGTCATCGCCGTCGACCGGTCCGGCTACGGCGACGCCTCGCGCGAGCAGCCGGGCGGCTTCGCCGACAACGCCGACGAGCTGGCCCGCCTGCTGGACGAGCAGGGCATCGACCGCGCCACCGTCGTCGGGCACTCGTGGGGCGGCGGCGCCGCGCTGTCGTTCGCGCAACGCCACCCCGACCGCGTCGCGGCCCTCGTGCTGGTCGCCGCGGCCGGCACCACCGAGGCGCTCACCACGGGCGACGCGGTGCTCGGCCTGCCGGTGGTGGGGCCGCTGTTCGCGCTCGGGCTGTTCCGCTACCTGGCGCCGCGGTTCGTCGGGCCGTGGCTGCGGCTGCGCCGCGGGCGGCTCTCGCCCGCCCACTCGGCGGCGGTGGCCGACGAGGTCCGCTCCTGGCGGCGCCGGCCGACGTGGCGGTCGTTCCTCGCCGAGCAGCGGGCGCTGCTGCGCGAGTCGCCGGGCGTCGAGGAGCACCTCGGCGACGTCACCGCGCCGACCACCGTGCTCGTCGGCACCAAGGACCGGGTCGTGAAGCCGGAGGTGGGCGACCACCTCGCCGCCGCCATCCCCAACGCCCGCATCCGCCGCGTCGCGGGCGCCGGGCACCTGCTGCCGCACGAGCACCCCGACGCGGTCGCCGACGTGATCCGTGCCGCTGCGCGTTCCTGA
- a CDS encoding NAD(P)H-quinone oxidoreductase, which produces MRAIVLDGFGGPEVLRLAEVPDPVPGPGEVLVDVAAAGVNRADLLQRQGFYPPPPGASDVMGLECSGVVAAVGDGVTGWSAGDEVCALLAGGGYATRVVVPAAQCLPVPHGVDLVTAAALPEAACTVWSNVVTVGRLAPGETLLVHGGASGIGTFAIQVGKRLDAHVVVTARAAKHRACLDLGADRAIDYETEDFAELVSADVILDILGAKYLARNVAALRPAGRLVVIGLQGGTKAELDLGALLAKRATVAATSLRSRPVEEKGAIVNDVRSYVWPLVEDGGVRPVVDRVLPLADSAEAHRVMAAGEHVGKIVLSA; this is translated from the coding sequence GTGCGGGCGATCGTTCTCGACGGGTTCGGCGGCCCCGAGGTGCTGCGGCTCGCCGAGGTGCCCGACCCGGTGCCGGGCCCGGGCGAGGTGCTGGTCGACGTGGCCGCGGCGGGCGTCAACCGCGCGGACCTGTTGCAGCGCCAGGGGTTCTACCCGCCGCCGCCCGGCGCGTCCGACGTCATGGGCCTGGAGTGCTCCGGCGTCGTCGCGGCCGTCGGCGACGGCGTGACCGGCTGGTCCGCCGGCGACGAGGTCTGCGCGCTGCTCGCCGGCGGCGGGTACGCGACGCGGGTGGTGGTGCCGGCCGCGCAGTGCCTGCCGGTGCCGCACGGCGTCGACCTGGTGACCGCGGCGGCGCTGCCGGAGGCCGCCTGCACCGTGTGGAGCAACGTCGTCACCGTCGGCCGCCTCGCCCCCGGCGAGACGCTGCTCGTGCACGGCGGCGCCAGCGGGATCGGCACGTTCGCGATCCAGGTCGGCAAGCGGCTCGACGCGCACGTCGTCGTCACCGCCCGCGCCGCGAAGCACCGCGCCTGCCTCGACCTCGGCGCCGACCGGGCCATCGACTACGAGACCGAGGACTTCGCCGAGCTCGTCAGCGCCGACGTCATCCTCGACATCCTCGGCGCGAAGTACCTGGCGCGGAACGTCGCGGCGTTGCGGCCCGCCGGGCGCCTCGTCGTCATCGGCCTCCAGGGCGGCACCAAGGCCGAGCTCGACCTCGGCGCGCTGCTCGCCAAGCGGGCGACGGTCGCGGCGACGTCGCTGCGTTCGCGGCCGGTCGAGGAGAAGGGCGCGATCGTCAACGACGTCCGCTCCTACGTGTGGCCGCTCGTCGAGGACGGCGGGGTGCGGCCGGTCGTCGACCGGGTGCTGCCGCTCGCCGACTCCGCCGAGGCGCACCGTGTCATGGCCGCCGGCGAGCACGTCGGCAAGATCGTGCTCAGCGCGTGA
- the serS gene encoding serine--tRNA ligase, with protein MIDPRLLREDPERVRRSQVVRGDDPSAVDDALAADARRREAVARADTLRGEQKSLGKGVSSAAPDERTALLAKLADLAAAVKTAEAEENDAQAAFDAAMRRIANVVEDGVPPGGEDDFVVLREVGTVPSFDFPVRDHLDLGASLGAIDTERGGKVSGARFYYLTGVGALLELALVNFAVARAVAAGFVPVIAPALVKPEAMEGTGFLGAHAEEVYRLERDDLYLVGTSEVALAAMHMGEILDLSAGPLRYAGFSSCFRREAGSYGKDTRGIIRVHWFDKVEMFSFCPPGQSHDEHRRLLAWEEELLQALELPYRVVDIAGGDLGSSAARKFDCEAWLPSQQRWLELTSTSNCTDFQARRLNVRHRGPDGKLAPLHTLNGTLVASTRTIVAILENHQREDGTVRVPEALRPFLGGREVLA; from the coding sequence ATCGACCCCAGGCTGCTGCGCGAGGACCCCGAGCGGGTCCGCCGTTCCCAGGTCGTGCGCGGTGACGACCCCTCCGCCGTCGACGACGCGCTCGCCGCCGACGCCCGCCGCCGCGAGGCCGTCGCCCGCGCCGACACGCTCCGCGGCGAGCAGAAGTCGTTGGGCAAGGGGGTCTCCTCGGCGGCGCCCGACGAGCGCACCGCGCTGCTCGCGAAGCTCGCCGACCTCGCCGCCGCCGTGAAGACCGCCGAGGCCGAGGAGAACGATGCGCAGGCGGCGTTCGACGCGGCCATGCGGCGGATCGCCAACGTCGTCGAGGACGGCGTGCCGCCCGGCGGCGAGGACGACTTCGTCGTGCTGCGCGAGGTCGGCACCGTGCCGTCGTTCGATTTCCCGGTGCGCGACCACCTCGACCTCGGCGCGTCGCTCGGCGCCATCGACACCGAGCGCGGCGGCAAGGTGTCCGGCGCGCGCTTCTACTACCTCACCGGCGTCGGCGCCCTCCTCGAGCTCGCGCTCGTGAACTTCGCCGTCGCGCGCGCCGTCGCCGCCGGCTTCGTGCCGGTCATCGCGCCCGCGCTCGTCAAGCCCGAGGCGATGGAGGGCACCGGCTTCCTCGGCGCGCACGCCGAGGAGGTGTACCGGCTCGAACGCGACGACCTCTACCTCGTCGGCACCTCCGAGGTCGCCCTCGCCGCCATGCACATGGGCGAGATCCTCGACCTGTCCGCCGGGCCGTTGCGCTACGCCGGCTTCTCGTCCTGTTTCCGCCGCGAGGCCGGCTCCTACGGCAAGGACACCCGCGGCATCATCCGCGTCCACTGGTTCGACAAGGTCGAGATGTTCTCGTTCTGCCCGCCCGGCCAGTCGCACGACGAGCACCGGCGGCTGCTCGCCTGGGAGGAGGAGTTGCTCCAGGCGCTGGAGCTGCCGTACCGCGTCGTCGACATCGCCGGCGGCGACCTCGGCTCCAGCGCCGCGCGGAAGTTCGACTGCGAGGCGTGGCTGCCGTCGCAGCAGCGCTGGCTCGAGCTCACCTCCACCTCGAACTGCACCGACTTCCAGGCCCGCCGCCTCAACGTCCGCCACCGCGGTCCGGACGGGAAGCTCGCGCCCCTGCACACGTTGAACGGCACCCTCGTCGCGTCGACCCGCACCATCGTCGCGATCCTCGAGAACCACCAGCGCGAGGACGGGACCGTGCGGGTGCCGGAGGCGTTGCGGCCGTTCCTCGGCGGGCGCGAGGTCCTTGCCTAG
- a CDS encoding ferritin-like domain-containing protein has translation MDFLTDVKTLRERARQQIDQGPITEAYGADRLRVIDVLNEALATEIVCWLRYTRHFYASSGLSAASVAAEFLEHATQELDHANRIAARITQLQGLPDFNPHVLAERSHAEYVEGSSLLDMVKEDLVAERIAIASYTEIAQWLGDKDPVTRNLMVDILAVEEEHADDLLSILQEMS, from the coding sequence GTGGACTTCCTCACCGACGTGAAGACGCTGCGCGAGCGCGCGCGTCAGCAGATCGACCAGGGCCCGATCACCGAGGCGTACGGCGCCGACCGGCTGCGGGTCATCGACGTGCTCAACGAGGCGCTGGCGACGGAGATCGTCTGCTGGCTGCGGTACACGCGGCACTTCTACGCGTCCTCCGGCCTGTCCGCCGCGAGCGTCGCCGCCGAGTTCCTCGAGCACGCCACCCAGGAGCTCGACCACGCCAACCGGATCGCCGCGCGGATCACCCAGCTCCAGGGGCTGCCCGACTTCAACCCGCACGTGCTCGCCGAGCGCAGCCACGCGGAGTACGTCGAGGGCAGCAGCCTGCTCGACATGGTCAAGGAGGACCTGGTCGCCGAGCGCATCGCGATCGCGTCCTACACCGAGATCGCGCAGTGGCTCGGCGACAAGGACCCGGTCACCCGGAACCTGATGGTGGACATCCTCGCCGTCGAGGAGGAGCACGCCGACGACCTGCTCTCCATCCTGCAAGAGATGAGTTAA
- a CDS encoding histidine kinase, which yields MQTAPFLDALRREVAAAAASGDPATVAVVERLASSLEAVAHLWLLDAATQAAAQLSDQLPDGHVEVRLAGRDPELVYVAAPEPTAAPATGDDASNAARITLRLPEGLKAQVEQWAAAEGVSVNTWLVRAITRGAGRGPRHTPGRRLTGYGRS from the coding sequence ATGCAGACAGCACCGTTCCTGGATGCGTTGCGCCGCGAGGTCGCGGCGGCGGCCGCGTCGGGCGACCCCGCGACCGTCGCCGTGGTCGAGCGGCTCGCGTCGTCGCTCGAGGCGGTCGCGCACCTGTGGCTGCTCGACGCCGCCACCCAGGCCGCCGCGCAGCTCTCCGACCAGCTCCCGGACGGCCACGTCGAGGTCCGCCTCGCCGGCCGCGACCCCGAGCTGGTCTACGTCGCCGCCCCCGAGCCGACCGCGGCTCCCGCGACCGGCGACGACGCGAGCAACGCCGCGCGGATCACGTTGCGGCTGCCCGAGGGGCTGAAGGCGCAGGTCGAGCAGTGGGCCGCCGCCGAGGGCGTCTCCGTCAACACCTGGCTGGTGCGCGCGATCACGCGCGGCGCCGGCCGGGGTCCGCGACACACGCCGGGCCGGCGCCTGACCGGCTACGGCCGGAGCTGA
- a CDS encoding aminoglycoside phosphotransferase family protein has translation MPLRVPDDLVRTVTGWAGDAGAAWLAALPSTVAALAERWSLEVGEPYQPSGMTALAVRVTRADGTPAVLKVRVPEDGAPDEAVGLRHVAGDGAVLLYESDGEALLLERCEPGTPLLDEPDEVAARGVAEILRTWWRPAPPGLRSTDAVAADWAARIAAAPPRLRDAALAALPGRYEGEPMLLHGDLHPGNVLRAQRRPWLAIDPKPKAGDPAYDLAAVLRDRVTPENAARRLAIVTEVTGIDPARARGWALAQAVEGLVWAAELGIAHEEAEFGDAAECLAAL, from the coding sequence GTGCCGCTGCGCGTTCCTGACGACCTCGTCCGCACGGTCACCGGCTGGGCCGGCGACGCCGGTGCCGCGTGGCTCGCCGCGCTGCCGTCGACCGTCGCGGCCCTGGCGGAACGCTGGTCGCTGGAGGTGGGCGAGCCGTACCAGCCGAGCGGGATGACCGCGCTCGCGGTGCGGGTGACGCGCGCCGACGGCACGCCCGCCGTGCTCAAGGTGCGGGTGCCGGAGGACGGCGCGCCGGACGAGGCGGTGGGGCTGCGGCACGTCGCCGGCGACGGCGCGGTGCTGCTCTACGAGTCCGACGGCGAGGCGTTGCTGCTGGAACGCTGCGAGCCGGGCACGCCGTTGCTGGACGAGCCGGACGAGGTCGCGGCGCGCGGCGTCGCGGAGATCCTGCGGACCTGGTGGCGGCCCGCGCCGCCCGGCCTGCGCAGCACCGACGCGGTCGCGGCCGACTGGGCCGCGCGCATCGCCGCAGCGCCGCCGCGGCTGCGCGACGCCGCGCTGGCGGCGTTGCCGGGGAGGTACGAGGGGGAGCCGATGCTGCTGCACGGCGACCTGCACCCGGGCAACGTGCTCCGCGCGCAGCGCCGCCCGTGGCTCGCGATCGACCCGAAGCCGAAGGCGGGCGACCCGGCGTACGACCTCGCGGCGGTGCTGCGCGACCGGGTGACGCCGGAGAACGCCGCGCGGCGGCTGGCGATCGTCACCGAGGTCACCGGCATCGACCCGGCGCGGGCGCGCGGCTGGGCGCTGGCGCAGGCGGTCGAGGGGCTGGTGTGGGCGGCCGAGCTGGGCATCGCGCACGAGGAGGCGGAGTTCGGCGACGCGGCGGAGTGCCTGGCCGCGCTCTAG
- a CDS encoding SpoIIE family protein phosphatase, with the protein MRATLADDAALGGAFDRVTRLAARLLGTPIAVVSVVEDDGVRFAARHGTDLHRVPAHPGLCVSAIAQREPWVVTDAANDPRTATHPLVTGEPGLRFYAAAPLTDAHGDNLGLLCVIDTAPREVTAHDTAVLTELAAVLVEQLEVRAAARARVREAETLATALQASLLPPRPPSLPGMELATRYEAAGGLAVGGDFYDVFRLAANDWAIVVGDVCGHGPRAAALTGLARWTVRAAAVHHFPPSAALAELNGALLDAALDHEDDTSFATAVLARLELDVCGAWLTLCCAGHPRPIVVRKAGWVDVRGQSGTPVGMFATPDLDDDRVGLGPGDALAFFTDGITEARGADGEMFADECLPTVLLEHAGRSADEIADAVLAALREFAPGRPHDDRALVVVRVPDDAKEESVRRVSAATGIPEAALTAPRYPVGEAPARRGPAPPREARIRLDGRPESVPATRAFLRRLLASWRMDELLDDGDVVLMASELATNALAHGVSPVTAIVRYDGRAVRVEVGDGSRELPAQRAPHVDDEHGRGMQLVAALAADWGAVPTRDGKRVWFEVAAPPPE; encoded by the coding sequence TTGCGTGCCACCCTGGCGGACGACGCTGCCCTGGGCGGGGCGTTCGACCGGGTGACCCGGCTCGCGGCGCGGCTGCTCGGCACGCCGATCGCGGTGGTGAGCGTGGTCGAGGACGACGGCGTACGGTTCGCCGCCCGGCATGGCACCGACCTGCACCGGGTCCCGGCGCACCCGGGGCTCTGCGTGAGCGCGATCGCGCAGCGCGAGCCGTGGGTGGTGACCGACGCGGCGAACGACCCACGCACGGCGACGCACCCGCTGGTGACGGGCGAGCCGGGGCTGCGGTTCTACGCGGCGGCGCCGCTGACCGACGCGCACGGCGACAACCTCGGCCTGCTCTGCGTCATCGACACCGCGCCGCGCGAGGTGACCGCGCACGACACGGCGGTGCTCACCGAGCTGGCGGCGGTGCTGGTGGAGCAGCTCGAGGTCCGCGCGGCGGCCCGCGCGCGGGTGCGGGAGGCGGAGACGCTGGCGACGGCGTTGCAGGCGAGCCTGCTGCCGCCACGGCCGCCGAGCCTGCCGGGGATGGAGCTGGCGACGCGGTACGAGGCGGCCGGCGGGCTGGCCGTCGGCGGCGACTTCTACGACGTGTTCCGGCTCGCCGCCAACGACTGGGCGATCGTCGTCGGCGACGTCTGCGGCCACGGGCCGCGGGCCGCGGCTTTGACCGGGCTGGCCCGGTGGACGGTGCGCGCGGCGGCGGTCCACCACTTCCCGCCGTCGGCGGCGCTGGCCGAGCTCAACGGCGCGCTGCTCGACGCGGCGCTGGACCACGAGGACGACACGTCGTTCGCTACGGCGGTGCTGGCGCGGCTGGAGCTGGACGTGTGCGGCGCCTGGCTGACGCTCTGCTGCGCGGGGCACCCGCGGCCGATCGTGGTGCGCAAGGCCGGCTGGGTCGACGTGCGCGGGCAGAGCGGCACGCCCGTCGGGATGTTCGCGACGCCGGACCTGGACGACGACCGGGTCGGGCTCGGACCTGGCGACGCGCTGGCGTTCTTCACCGACGGCATCACGGAGGCACGCGGCGCGGACGGCGAGATGTTCGCCGACGAGTGCCTGCCGACGGTGCTGCTGGAGCACGCCGGGCGCAGCGCCGACGAGATCGCCGACGCGGTGCTGGCGGCGTTGCGGGAGTTCGCGCCGGGGCGGCCGCACGACGACCGCGCGCTGGTGGTCGTGCGAGTGCCGGACGACGCGAAGGAGGAGTCGGTACGCCGCGTCTCCGCCGCCACCGGCATCCCGGAGGCGGCGCTGACGGCGCCGCGGTACCCGGTCGGCGAGGCGCCGGCGCGCCGCGGCCCGGCGCCGCCGCGGGAGGCGCGGATCCGCCTGGACGGGCGGCCGGAGAGTGTGCCGGCGACGCGGGCGTTCCTGCGCCGGCTGCTGGCGAGCTGGCGGATGGACGAGCTCCTGGACGACGGCGACGTCGTGCTCATGGCGAGCGAGCTGGCCACCAACGCGCTCGCGCACGGCGTCTCCCCCGTCACCGCGATCGTGCGCTACGACGGCCGCGCGGTGCGGGTCGAGGTCGGCGACGGGTCGCGCGAGCTGCCCGCGCAGCGGGCGCCGCACGTCGACGACGAGCACGGGCGCGGCATGCAGCTCGTCGCCGCGCTCGCGGCGGACTGGGGCGCGGTGCCGACGCGCGACGGCAAGCGGGTGTGGTTCGAGGTGGCGGCGCCGCCCCCGGAGTGA
- a CDS encoding GNAT family N-acetyltransferase, with amino-acid sequence MDLPDGYTARPAAPDDVAACCALVIAVDVEEYGEPDYEEADVRDDWDRRGFDLARDTWLLDGPDGRLVGYATAWDKRPHELVIGEAAVHPDAPDLYPWLVGAISRRTEEHATESGRAVAHVYCSEPNRRRADALTAAGYEVVRVFRRMVADLSEPLPAPEPGPGVTIRPATPDDHPTIWNVQREAFAQHFDYVEEAYEQWHRRFVASETHRPEYWWVAEADGALVGVLIGQRHEENGWVKTLGVLPSARGRGVGTALLLTAFAAFRADGAPQVGLGVDSDNVTGAVGLYERIGMRADRQFDLYERVFTR; translated from the coding sequence ATGGATCTGCCCGACGGGTACACCGCCCGCCCGGCCGCCCCCGACGACGTCGCCGCCTGCTGCGCGCTAGTGATCGCGGTCGACGTCGAGGAGTACGGCGAGCCGGACTACGAGGAGGCGGACGTCCGCGACGACTGGGACCGCCGCGGCTTCGACCTCGCCCGCGACACCTGGCTGCTGGACGGCCCGGACGGGCGCCTCGTCGGCTACGCGACCGCCTGGGACAAGCGCCCGCACGAGCTGGTGATCGGCGAGGCGGCGGTGCACCCGGACGCGCCGGACCTGTACCCGTGGCTGGTCGGCGCGATCTCGCGGCGGACCGAGGAGCACGCAACGGAGTCCGGTCGCGCCGTCGCGCACGTCTACTGCTCCGAGCCGAATCGCCGCCGCGCCGACGCGCTCACCGCGGCCGGCTACGAGGTCGTGCGCGTGTTCCGCCGGATGGTCGCCGACCTGTCCGAGCCGCTGCCTGCCCCTGAGCCGGGGCCCGGCGTGACGATCCGGCCCGCGACGCCGGACGACCACCCGACGATCTGGAACGTGCAGCGCGAGGCGTTCGCGCAGCACTTCGACTACGTCGAGGAGGCGTACGAGCAGTGGCACCGGCGGTTCGTCGCCAGCGAGACGCACCGGCCGGAGTACTGGTGGGTCGCCGAGGCCGACGGCGCGCTCGTCGGGGTCCTCATCGGCCAGCGCCACGAGGAGAACGGCTGGGTGAAGACGCTCGGCGTCCTCCCCTCGGCCCGCGGCCGGGGCGTGGGGACGGCGCTGCTGCTGACGGCGTTCGCGGCGTTCCGCGCCGACGGCGCGCCGCAGGTGGGGCTCGGTGTCGACAGCGACAACGTCACCGGCGCGGTCGGTCTCTACGAGCGGATCGGGATGCGCGCCGACCGGCAGTTCGACCTCTACGAACGCGTCTTCACGCGCTGA
- a CDS encoding DUF4097 family beta strand repeat-containing protein, translating to MRTFETTGPVRATVENACGEVVVDTTDAPTTEVEVTPLRDDERSREAAANTLVELRPRGERSDLVVEVPHRGGGSFFGREPQVRVAVRLPHGSDLRVTTASADVRANGRFGEVRGKTASGDVSVGQAERVRVESASGDLRVDEVDGDADLKSVSGDVSAGRIGGTLSGTVVSGSLRVDSVERGGSANAVSGDVDLGSVREGEVALRTVSGDVTIGVREGSRVHVDVTTVSGDLRSDLDLSDEPGSAGDGPLVEIRGRTVSGDLRVRRGRGTTAPSMA from the coding sequence ATGCGAACGTTCGAGACGACCGGCCCGGTGCGGGCGACGGTCGAGAACGCGTGCGGCGAGGTCGTCGTCGACACCACCGACGCGCCCACCACCGAGGTCGAGGTGACCCCGCTGCGCGACGACGAGCGCAGCCGCGAGGCCGCCGCGAACACCCTCGTCGAGCTGCGCCCCCGCGGCGAGCGGTCCGACCTCGTGGTCGAGGTGCCCCACCGCGGCGGCGGGTCGTTCTTCGGCCGGGAGCCGCAGGTGCGGGTCGCGGTGCGCCTGCCGCACGGCAGCGACCTGCGCGTCACGACCGCGTCGGCCGACGTGCGCGCCAACGGCCGCTTCGGCGAGGTGCGCGGCAAGACCGCGTCCGGCGACGTGTCCGTGGGGCAGGCCGAGCGGGTGCGGGTCGAGAGCGCGAGCGGCGACCTGCGCGTGGACGAGGTCGACGGCGACGCCGACCTCAAGTCCGTCTCCGGCGACGTCTCCGCAGGCCGGATCGGCGGCACCCTCTCCGGCACCGTCGTCTCCGGGTCGTTGCGCGTCGACTCGGTCGAGCGCGGCGGCTCCGCGAACGCCGTCTCCGGCGACGTCGACCTGGGCTCGGTCCGCGAGGGCGAGGTCGCGCTGCGGACGGTGTCCGGCGACGTGACCATCGGCGTGCGCGAGGGGTCGCGCGTGCACGTCGACGTGACGACCGTCAGCGGCGACCTCCGCTCCGACCTCGACCTGAGCGACGAGCCCGGCAGCGCCGGCGACGGCCCGTTGGTGGAGATCCGCGGCCGCACCGTCAGCGGCGACCTGCGAGTGCGGCGGGGGCGTGGCACGACAGCGCCATCTATGGCATAG
- a CDS encoding DUF6766 family protein — protein sequence MRRILRENGLSLTLFVLFFVTFLAGQTIAGHREYNADQRDHKEPTVSYAEYLTTSHFGEATFENWESEFLQMGAYIALTALLVQKGSAESRDPDGGEEPSDEDPREHVRPDSPWPVRHGGAALKVYEHSLTIAMFALFAASFLLHAATGSREYSSDQVAHGGSPVGMWTYLTTSRFWFESFQNWQSEFLAVAAIVVLSIFLRQRHSPESKPVAAPHASTGTG from the coding sequence ATGCGGAGGATCCTGCGGGAGAACGGCCTGTCGCTGACGCTGTTCGTGCTGTTCTTCGTGACGTTCCTCGCCGGCCAGACGATCGCGGGGCACCGCGAGTACAACGCCGACCAGCGCGACCACAAGGAGCCGACGGTCTCCTACGCCGAGTACCTCACGACGTCGCACTTCGGCGAGGCGACGTTCGAGAACTGGGAGAGCGAGTTCCTCCAGATGGGCGCGTACATCGCGCTCACGGCGTTGCTGGTGCAGAAGGGGTCGGCCGAGTCGCGCGACCCGGACGGCGGCGAGGAGCCGAGCGACGAGGACCCGCGCGAGCACGTCCGCCCGGACTCGCCGTGGCCGGTCCGGCACGGCGGCGCGGCGCTGAAGGTGTACGAGCACTCGCTGACGATCGCGATGTTCGCGCTGTTCGCGGCGTCGTTCCTGCTGCACGCGGCGACCGGCTCGCGCGAGTACAGCAGCGACCAGGTCGCGCACGGCGGCTCACCCGTCGGCATGTGGACGTACCTCACGACGAGCCGGTTCTGGTTCGAGTCGTTCCAGAACTGGCAGAGCGAGTTCCTCGCGGTCGCCGCGATCGTCGTGCTCTCGATCTTCCTGCGGCAACGGCACTCGCCCGAGTCGAAGCCCGTCGCCGCGCCCCACGCATCCACCGGTACCGGCTAG